A portion of the Oncorhynchus clarkii lewisi isolate Uvic-CL-2024 chromosome 27, UVic_Ocla_1.0, whole genome shotgun sequence genome contains these proteins:
- the LOC139385429 gene encoding olfactory receptor 1D2-like has protein sequence MENSTQVKLFYLFGLQETFNNKSVYFILPLITYLLIITVNLTMIITIIQEKGLHEPMYIFLCSLCVNGLYGTAGFYPKLLLDLQSDVQVISYGGCFTQAYVIYTSVMCEISTLTVMSYDRYVAICRPLLYHTIVTSLTVRKLLLFSWCCPLFIALIALSLAVRISLCGSRIDKIFCDIPSILKHACLPITINQNLNKFAEPEPMSVGFAGDSWYSVPIVARSGTSFSGIRCVLTLGSTRVEGRPRDLLSPKLWICDHWDPAQLRMSQHPLTLTVGRKHQESLHFITTCTQFSSASRGSSFITLPSPGQI, from the exons ATGGAGAACTCAACCCAAGTCAAGTTATTTTATCTCTTTGGCTTACAAGAGACATTTAACAACAAATCAGTTTATTTTATATTGCCTCTTATCACATACCTTCTCATCATCACTGTGAATCTGACTATGATCATAACAATAATTCAGGAGAAAGGTCTCCATGAGCCCATGTATATCTTTCTGTGTAGTCTATGTGTCAATGGATTGTATGGAACTGCTGGTTTCTACCCCAAGTTGTTACTGGACCTTCAGTCAGATGTTCAGGTGATATCTTATGGTGGATGTTTCACTCAAGCCTATGTCATATACACATCTGTCATGTGTGAAATTTCTACTCTAACAGTGATGTCTTACGACAGGTATGTGGCAATATGCAGACcactactataccataccattGTGACATCTTTAACTGTTAGAAAGTTACTCTTATTTTCTTGGTGTTGTCCTTTATTTATAGCACTCATAGCACTTAGTTTAGCTGTCAGAATTTCTTTGTGTGGATCTCGCATTGATAAGATCTTCTGTGACATTCCATCTATACTGAAACATGCATGTTTACCCATTACCATCAATCAGAATTTGAACAAATTT gcagagcctgaacccatgtCAGTAGGGTTCGCCGGAGACAGCTGGTACTCTGTCCCTATTGTGGCCAGGAGCGGCACCAGCTTCAGTGGTATCCGGTGCGTCCTAACCCTGGGGTCCACTAGAGTAGAGGGGCGGCCCCGTGACCTTCTGTCTCCCAAG CTCTGGATATGTGACCATTGGGATCCGGCACAATTACGCATGTCACAGCACCCCCTCACCCTCACAGTGGGACGCAAGCACCAGGAAAGCCTTCACTTCATCACCACCTGTACACAGTTCTCCTCAGCCTCCCGTGGCTCCAGCTTCATAACCCTACCATCTCCTGGTCAAATATGA